In Triticum urartu cultivar G1812 chromosome 6, Tu2.1, whole genome shotgun sequence, the following proteins share a genomic window:
- the LOC125513141 gene encoding uncharacterized protein LOC125513141, whose amino-acid sequence MAPAERSWHLGRFPADEVAPTETLHVMRLQRLRLRRAAEGCLDPITEEDDYAGTSSRSSTQDDDLVLAGSPSAHNSCSSTTVDLAQSRR is encoded by the coding sequence ATGGCCCCCGCCGAGAGATCCTGGCACCTCGGACGCTTCCCTGCGGACGAGGTGGCCCCGACGGAGACCCTCCACGTCATGCGCCTGCAGCggctccgcctccgccgcgcgGCGGAGGGATGCCTCGACCCCATCACCGAGGAGGACGACTACGCTGGCACCAGCAGCAGAAGCAGCACCCAAGACGACGACCTCGTCCTCGCAGGCTCACCCAGCGCACACAACAGCTGCAGCAGTACCACCGTCGACCTTGCCCAAAGTCGCCGCTGA